The sequence GTGTGTTAGATAACATTGTATAAACGACTGGTTTAAGTGTAAATTTTCCTTTTTTAATAATTCATTTTTTACAATCATATTTGCAGCGCAATGTTAGATGTATTGGCGATTACCATCTGCTTGCCCATTCGGAAAAATTCTGAATGATTTAAAAAACGTCCTACTTATAATTACAATGGTTTCAAAGAAACTCTTACTACCTATCTTTTTGATGGTTAGCTTGTTGGCATCTCAAAATACACAAGCACAAAATTACTCAAGTACTTTTATTGAGTACGCATACGGTTGGAATAATACTGACTACATGACGGGTACAAACCCAAAAAATGGGGAATGAATCTTTTTACATTAGACCATACTACTGTTACTAAATGGGGTGGTGTATATGGATTTGTAAACTTTATGGGAGCACCAGATGGTTTCTATACAACAGGTTTTTATAACGAGATTCCAGATGAGAGTGCTGGAAATTACAGATTGTATTCTGAAGTATCTCCTTGGGTCAGTTTATCTGGTGTTACAGGTCAAGATTTTTCTTTTGGTCCTGTCGCAGATGTTTCTGTAGATGGTCAAATAAACTTTGGTAATGGTTACGCTGCTGGTTTAGCTGGTTTAGGCTTTACTTTTAAGGCACCTAAAGATGGCTTCTTAAAATTATCTGCTTATTGGAGAACTGATAATATTAAAGAAAATGCAGTTCAATTTACAGGTGTATTTGATTTACCAATTTGGAGGAAAGCTGGTTTTAGAATTCAAGGATTCTTCGATCTTATTCCACAAGCTACAAATAGAGCGGCATTTGGTAGTACAGATCTTGGTGCTGATTTTATTTCTCAAACAAGATTTCTTTTTGATGTAGGTAGAAATACTATATTTAAGAACGATGCTAACTCTAAGTTTGAAATTGGATGTGATATTTACATGCACTTCAATAAAGATTTAGCAGAGAATAACGCGAGTGCTTTTGTACCTCAACCATGTGTGCGTTTAACGTTCTAATTCTATTTCCCCTAACATTATCAATCAAAATTTTAGGAATTGAAATGTAAAATGATCGCCATTTATTTTACATAAATTCAATATATTACAATATGAATTTCTTAAACAAAGCTTTTAAGCTTGATCAACATAACACTACAGTAAGCAAAGAATTTATAGGTGGTCTAACAACTTTCCTAACTATGGCTTACATCATCTTTGTTAACCCTGATATATTAAGTCAGACGGGTATGGACAAAGAAGCATTATTTACAGTTACTTTGTTAGCCAGTATTGTAGGTACATTATTAGCTGCTTTTTGGGGTAAAATGCCTTTTGCAATGGCTCCAGGAATGGGACTAAATGCGTTTTTTACATATACAATTGTAATGGGTGCAGGTGTTCCTTGGGAAACTGCATTGGGAATTGTATTTATATCTGGCGTTGCGTTTGTGGTTCTTACTTTTTTAGGAGTCAGAGAAAAGATTGCGAATGCTATTCCTTTGTCATTAAGAATTAGTGTAACAGCTGGTATTGGCTTGTTTATTACGTTTATTGGCATGAAAAACATGGGATTAATTGTTGATCACCCTGCAACATTAGTAACCTTAGGAAAGTTTACACCTCAGTTGATATTGGCAATGATAGGCTTTATTATTACAGCTTATTTAGAATATAAAAAAGTAACTGGCGGTATCTTAATCGGTATTTTGTTTATCACTTTATCAAGCATTTTGATGGGTTACGTTTCTTTACCATCAAGTTTAATAAGTACACCTCCATCAATAGAGCCTGTATTTATGAAATTAGACATTATGGGTGCTTTAAAGTTTGCATTTATTGGACCTATTTTTTCTTTCATGTTTGTTGATTTATTCGATTCATTGTCAACAATTATAGCATGTTCTAACCAAGCAGGTTTAACAAAGAAAGACGGTACAGTTCCTAACTTAGAAAAGATTTTAGAAGCAGATGCAGCAACAACGGTAGTTGGTGCAGTGTTGGGTACCTCTACAACAACAATATTTATAGAATCGGCTTCGGGCATTGCAAGTGGAGCACGTACAGGTTTAGCTTCTGTATTTACAGCGTTATTAATGGGTGGATGTTTATTTTTCTCTCCATTGGCTACAATAGTACCTTCTTACGCTACTGCACCTGCTTTACTTATGGTAGGAGTGTATATGTTCTCAAATATCAAACAGATTAAATTTGATAACATGTTAACATCAGTACCATCATTTCTTACAATTATAATGATGCCACTAACATATTCAATTTCTATGGGAATTACATTTGGGTTCTTATCGTATGTTATTTTGAATATCTTGGGAGGTAAAGCTAAAGAGTTACCTATAACAATGTATGTTATCGGCTTCTTTTCTTTAATCAATTTAATTGTTGGTTAGAAGCAAGTGTTTATCATTTGATTTATTAGAACAACACTACTTATATATATATAAAAGAGTTATCCTTCGGGCTAGCTCTTTTTTTTTGAATTACTAATATTAAACTTCAGGTGCCTATAATTTTGTGTATCTATCCTTAAATACATTTTAATATTATCAAAAAAGGACTATTTTACATTTCGAAATGAATTATTTACACTAACAATTTATCTTAATGTCAACTTTTGAAGAAACTAACAGTGCTCCAAATCAAAATATTCATATTACAATAAATGCGTTTAACTATTTAAAAGAAGTACAAAAATGGACTTACTTCTTTTCAATTTTAGGGTTTATAGGCATTGGTGCTATACTAATTGCAGCAATTGTTATAGGTTTCACGGCACCAACAAAATATGCAGATCAATCAATTTTTGTTGTAATTGGATATATCATTATGTCAATTATTTATATCTTTCCCGTAAGGTACCTTTTTGGTTTTTCAAGAAAGCTTAAACGTGCTTTATTATCAGAAGATGAGGAACAATTAGAATTGTCGTTTAAAAATTTAAAATCGCACTTTAAATTTGTAGGTGTGGTTACTATATTAATGATGTGTTTCTACGGTTTCATTTTTATAATTTCCTTATTAGGAGTTTTTCATGGTTTTTCTTTATAAATATGTCTTTATTTCAACGTTATTCTTTTTATAAGTTACTACTATTTCTAGGTATCTTTTTGATGTCTTGTGATCCGAATGGATTCAAAGAAAAAGCAGATCACATCTATTACAATGGACATGTGTATACAGTGGATAATGACTTTACTACTGTAGAGGCATTTGCTGTAAAAGACGAAGAAATTTTAGCAGTAGGCACTACAATAGATATTCTTAAAAATTATACATCCAAAGATCAAGTTGATCTAAATGAGAAATTTATTTACCCAGGATTTATTGATGCCCATTCGCATTTCTTTTGGTTAGCAGAGGGTTTAAATAATGTTGACCTTTCTAATACAAACTCATGGGAAGAAGTAATTAAAGTTTTAAAAGAAGAAAACAAAAAAACACCTAAAGATGTAATTATAGGCTATGGTTGGGATAACACAAAATGGATCAATAAACGTTTTCCAACAAAAGGAGTATTAGATAAATATTTTAAGGATACTCCTGTAATATTATCAAGAATTGATGGACATGCAATGTGGGTAAATTCTAAAGTACTAGAATTAGCAGAAATCACAAACGAAACAGATGTTCAAGGAGGTGAAATTGTAAAATATAAAGGTGAACCCACCGGAATATTAGTGGATAATGCAATGGAATTTGTTAATAATCTAGCTTTAGGTAAAGTAACAAGAGATGAAATCCCTTCGCTAATTTTAGAAGCACAAGATTCTTGTTTTAAAGTAGGATTAACGGGCGTAAGTGATTTTGGTTATATAGAACACCCAACACTCATGTTATATGATTCTCTTTATAAAGAAGGGGAATTGAAAATACATAATTATGCTATGTTAGATGCCTCTTTAGATGGTGTAGATTATATGTTATCAGAAAGTTATATTGAGAATGAAGAATTTCCTAGAGCAATAAAAATACGAGGTGATGGGGCATTAGGCTCAAGAGGAGCATGTTTATTATCACCTTACAAGGATAAGAAAAATGCATTCGGGCAGATGGTGCTTACATCTGATAAAATAAGAGAGATTTCTAAAATAGCATTTGATAAAGAATTTCAAGTGTGCGTTCATGCAATAGGAGATTCTACGAATAGAGAAGTTTTAAAGATTTTTTCAGAATTATTAGAACATAATAATGATAGAAGATGGAGAGTAGAACATGCTCAAATAGTTAATCCTGAAGATGTTTTTTATTTTAAAAATTATTCTATTATTCCATCTGTTCAACCAACTCATGCAACATCAGATATGGATTTTGCCATTGACAGATTAGGGGAGAAAAGAATTCAACATTCATACACATTCCAAACTTTATTAAATCAAAATAATTGGTTGCCTTTAGGAACAGATTTCCCTGTAGAACCAATCAATCCTTTGTACACATTTTATGCTGCAGTGGCTAGAAAAGACAGAAATGGTTTACCAGAACAAGGATTTCAAATTAAAGAAGCTTTAACTAGGCAGCAAGCATTAAGAGGTATGACGAGTTGGGCTGCAAAAGCACAGTTTATGGAAGATAGAATTGGTAGTATTGAAGAAGGTAAAGAAGCTGATTTTATTATTTTAGATCAAGATATTATGGAAATTGATATTAATAAGGTTCTTGAAGTTAAAGTTCTGAATACGTATATAAAAGGGAATAAAGTGTATTAAAAAAGAACTCAACTAGGAGTTCTTTCTTTATTATTTTGTTTTGTACATAATACCTGCTTCAACCTCAGTATCTAGATAGTTTTCTGGAGGTGGAATTGGACAAGCATAACCTTCGGCATATGCACAATAAGGATTATAGGCTTTATTAAAGTCAATAATCATTGTATTTCCTTCAGGAATACTAATTTCTATATATCTACCAGCACCGTATGTAGTTTTACTGTTTGTTTTATCCGTAAAAGGTAAGAACAAATAATCTTTGTATTGTTCCATCTTTCTTAAACGATGGCTTTGGTATACATACAGTTGGTACTCTTTACCTTTTAATGTAAACGTAATTTTACCGTATTTTTCGTAGGTAGGTTTACTAGTAGAAGAGGTTTCCATTTTAAATGGAATAGCATCGTTTATTCTTTCAAATTCAGCTTCAACTTTGTACGTTTCATCAATATTAAAGAAAGTATGTGCTTTAAATTTTAAACGGTCTTTTCTAGAAAGTGGACTCTCATCTTTATCTTTATATTCTGTATTTAATTCTTCCTGATAGGATTTAATTTCTTCAATATACGTTTGTGCGTAAATAAACGAACTAAAAAATAATAGAATTAGAACTGTGTTTAAAAATTTTGACATCTATGTATATATTTTGATCTATTACGAAGTACTCTTTTTTTTAATTAGAATACAAGATTATCTATTTTAATAGTCTTAAAAACTAATCATAATCGTCACTATTTCATTAAATAGTTGCCAAATATTAAATCAAAAACTAATTTTAAACTAATAATTAACTACTAAGTTGAATGAACATAAAAACGATTAAAATAAAACCTATACTAATTGCACTCCTCTGTTTATTTCATCTAGAAATATTTGGACAAGTTTCATCAGATACGCTAACTGATAAAAATGTAGTTGATAAGATTATAGATGTAATAACCTACGATGCAAAGAAGTTTACTACGGTTACCTATCCTATGGCTGGTTATAGTGAACAAGAAGGATTTTCTATAGGTGTTATGCCCGTTTTTACATTTAAGGATAAGAAAGAAAAGGAGCATATTAAAAGACGTTTTTATAGACCGACAACACTAATTCCTTCTGTTATGGTATCTACAAAAGGATTATTTAATGTTGATGCTAGTTTAGTAATGTTCGGGAAAGGAAGATTTAACATGTATTTTACAGGTATATATCAATATGTACCTAATACTTTTTATGGGGTTAATAATTTAGCTCCAGCAGATACCTCACAATTTTTTAACAGGAGGTTTTCTAGTTTTGGAGAGGTTTCTTACGAGTTAACAGAGATTCTCTTTATAGGTATTCGTTATGATATTCAGCAGAACAAAATTGAAGATATACAAGGAGAAATTTTGAACGATAAAGTTTTAGGTTATGATGGTGGTTTTAGTTTAGGATTGGGGCCAATTTTTAAATTTGATACAAGAGATGATATTGTTTACCCAACAAAAGGAAGTTTATTAAAAGTTGCTGTAACTACTTATCCAGAGTTTTTTGCCAATGATTACAAGTTTTGGCATTTTTATACCGAGTTTTCTCATTTCTTTTCAGTTAAGAATGAAAAAAATATTATAGGATTATTTGGAGCATTTCACATGCAAAACGGAGATATTCCTTTTTATTATTTAAATCAGTTAGGTGGTTCTAAAAGACTAAGAAGTATTGCTCAACCCAATAGATTTATTGATAAAAACTACTACATGGCTCAAGTAGAATACAGAAGAGATATTTGGTGGAGATTAGGTGCTGTCTTATTTGCTGGTGCAGGTAATGTATACGGGTCTAATGGTACAAATGCTTTTGAAGAAATAAAATATACTGTTGGGGCAGGATTACGATTTCAGTTAGTGGAAGATATGCGCTTAAACTTTAGAATAGATTACGGTTTTGGTAATTACAATCAGAATGGACTTTGGTTAACTACTAGAGAGGCATTTTAGTATCACTG is a genomic window of Flammeovirga pectinis containing:
- a CDS encoding DUF5362 family protein, translated to MSTFEETNSAPNQNIHITINAFNYLKEVQKWTYFFSILGFIGIGAILIAAIVIGFTAPTKYADQSIFVVIGYIIMSIIYIFPVRYLFGFSRKLKRALLSEDEEQLELSFKNLKSHFKFVGVVTILMMCFYGFIFIISLLGVFHGFSL
- a CDS encoding DUF1684 domain-containing protein, translating into MSKFLNTVLILLFFSSFIYAQTYIEEIKSYQEELNTEYKDKDESPLSRKDRLKFKAHTFFNIDETYKVEAEFERINDAIPFKMETSSTSKPTYEKYGKITFTLKGKEYQLYVYQSHRLRKMEQYKDYLFLPFTDKTNSKTTYGAGRYIEISIPEGNTMIIDFNKAYNPYCAYAEGYACPIPPPENYLDTEVEAGIMYKTK
- a CDS encoding BamA/TamA family outer membrane protein, encoding MNIKTIKIKPILIALLCLFHLEIFGQVSSDTLTDKNVVDKIIDVITYDAKKFTTVTYPMAGYSEQEGFSIGVMPVFTFKDKKEKEHIKRRFYRPTTLIPSVMVSTKGLFNVDASLVMFGKGRFNMYFTGIYQYVPNTFYGVNNLAPADTSQFFNRRFSSFGEVSYELTEILFIGIRYDIQQNKIEDIQGEILNDKVLGYDGGFSLGLGPIFKFDTRDDIVYPTKGSLLKVAVTTYPEFFANDYKFWHFYTEFSHFFSVKNEKNIIGLFGAFHMQNGDIPFYYLNQLGGSKRLRSIAQPNRFIDKNYYMAQVEYRRDIWWRLGAVLFAGAGNVYGSNGTNAFEEIKYTVGAGLRFQLVEDMRLNFRIDYGFGNYNQNGLWLTTREAF
- a CDS encoding NCS2 family permease, with amino-acid sequence MNFLNKAFKLDQHNTTVSKEFIGGLTTFLTMAYIIFVNPDILSQTGMDKEALFTVTLLASIVGTLLAAFWGKMPFAMAPGMGLNAFFTYTIVMGAGVPWETALGIVFISGVAFVVLTFLGVREKIANAIPLSLRISVTAGIGLFITFIGMKNMGLIVDHPATLVTLGKFTPQLILAMIGFIITAYLEYKKVTGGILIGILFITLSSILMGYVSLPSSLISTPPSIEPVFMKLDIMGALKFAFIGPIFSFMFVDLFDSLSTIIACSNQAGLTKKDGTVPNLEKILEADAATTVVGAVLGTSTTTIFIESASGIASGARTGLASVFTALLMGGCLFFSPLATIVPSYATAPALLMVGVYMFSNIKQIKFDNMLTSVPSFLTIIMMPLTYSISMGITFGFLSYVILNILGGKAKELPITMYVIGFFSLINLIVG
- a CDS encoding amidohydrolase, with protein sequence MSLFQRYSFYKLLLFLGIFLMSCDPNGFKEKADHIYYNGHVYTVDNDFTTVEAFAVKDEEILAVGTTIDILKNYTSKDQVDLNEKFIYPGFIDAHSHFFWLAEGLNNVDLSNTNSWEEVIKVLKEENKKTPKDVIIGYGWDNTKWINKRFPTKGVLDKYFKDTPVILSRIDGHAMWVNSKVLELAEITNETDVQGGEIVKYKGEPTGILVDNAMEFVNNLALGKVTRDEIPSLILEAQDSCFKVGLTGVSDFGYIEHPTLMLYDSLYKEGELKIHNYAMLDASLDGVDYMLSESYIENEEFPRAIKIRGDGALGSRGACLLSPYKDKKNAFGQMVLTSDKIREISKIAFDKEFQVCVHAIGDSTNREVLKIFSELLEHNNDRRWRVEHAQIVNPEDVFYFKNYSIIPSVQPTHATSDMDFAIDRLGEKRIQHSYTFQTLLNQNNWLPLGTDFPVEPINPLYTFYAAVARKDRNGLPEQGFQIKEALTRQQALRGMTSWAAKAQFMEDRIGSIEEGKEADFIILDQDIMEIDINKVLEVKVLNTYIKGNKVY